The nucleotide sequence TCATTAATGGAATATTAATTCCAGAGCTACCATGTCAGGATTCAAACCCGTGCATTGGCTTGTTTGTCCAGTGCAAATGGGAACAGGATGCAGTGATTCCCCTAACAGACCAGAGAATTGTTTGTATATTGCCCCTGGTTTGGTGTGTTCAAgggtctgacatctccagctgaccatgtgGCAGTGATGCCTCCCGGCAGGTGGGGTTGGTGCCGGAATGAATCTGTATGTTTTACCTCGCTTGATGCCGTCAAACGGTTCTCCCAATGCTATGTCGAACAAATAGGGGTGATAGAATTTTTCAACCAGTAGGGCACCGTCTGTCACTGACAATGTCTGGTCTTCCTCACTAATCCTGTAAATATCATACAGCTGGTTATAAACTGAGCATCAGTGATATTTGAACTATTTTACAAATCCATACAGAGTTTCAGTAAAGACCATGTCCTACCTCCTCttccgacgagcttcctcctgaaataaatcaaACACAGATCTCAATTGACTGAGATTGACCGTCGGCATCCGAACAGCAGGAATCTGAGACAAGTTATTACAAGCTGCTGAAAATTCCAACTTCACTCTCTCAAACTGAAAAGAATGGAGAAAGAGGGGAACAATGGGAGAAAGTACAAGGAGTGTTTATGAAATTTATACCAAAACTGAGAGGATGGAAATGCAAGAGAGACTGGACAGGTTGTGTATTTTTTATCTGCATACGATGTCAGGGAGGATCAGATGGAGGAATTTAACTTTCTGAATGGATTTGATGGGGTCGGAGTTGAGAAAATATTTCTGCTTGTGTGAGACCAAAAGTCAAAGATAAAGCATCATTTGGTTGTTAATAAATCCCACAAGAAATGTGGTGAAGAGAATATCAGAAACAcactcacagcctgtgactgCAACTGGGTGTTACTCTGAGTCTCAGGGGATATTATACGTGGGAATCACAGAAACGACCACCAGCTCAGTGCTCTGATCAGAGTAACTCATTCCCGAGAAGGTTGCAGACTGTCCTGTAATGTACAGATGTTGTGGGAGGCCGGTTTGGGACAACAACAACTGTGAACAGTCAGGATGTCCACATGGTGGAAATCAGTTTTCAACTACAGTATTTATGATAAAATACATCATTTTGTGTCTGGGCACTTTTACAGAAGCAAACTGAAATCTCTCACCATGAGGAATGTGATATTTTCTTGTTGATCCATCTGTTCCTGTAACTTTGAGATTTCTTCCTGGATGGAATTTAAATTCTCTTGAATCTCTCGAAGATTTTTTTCCATTggattcagaatcctctcctcttcttctcTGAGATCTCGGAGTGCAcgctgctctttctcagtgagaACCCGGCGCAGTTCATCAAAATGGGATGTGATctgggactgaaggctgtgtgactgttcctgtcaaTGAAAGGAGAGGCTAGTTTACTATTTGAGGCTGTTTTTTGTATTTCCTTCTAACATGGAAggtaaccattcagcccattaaagtCTATGCTGGTTCTCAGAACAATCCCCTCCATCACATTCCCCCACGTCTCCCTGAAACATATACTCCGTCTCTGACCCACTAACCCCGACCTGAATCACAGACCACCCAACGTCAGAAGGTTAATTACAGTCGCCAATTTACCGTTCAACCATGCAATGTCGGCTAAAGGAAGGTACTGGTTTCAgggagaacatgtaaactccacGCAGACAGCTCCAGGGGTTAGGATCGGTCCCAGGTTACTGGAGCTGCGATACTCTGCTATTCTGCATTAAAGGGAACAAAACTACACAGCGAATTTGTAAATTCTTCCCAGGAGCCTCACCCGAACTCcagaaatcttctctttctgttgttGCTCCATCTCCTCGAAGTCTCTTTTCTTTTTAGTGAaagagtctaaggaagatttaACTCGACCCTGGGAAACAGAGAGTAAAGGCATTAGACCAAAATATGCACCTAAGTAAACAGCTGATCAAAACCTGGTTAGTTTTACCTTGTAGATTTCAGCGGCTTCGTTAACCGGCATGAAGTTGTGAGACTTCAGTTCCCGCGCAGTCGCACAGATCAGGCAGATCAGTGTCTCGTCCGtctcacaaaacagcttcagttcttccccATGTTTCTCGCAGTGaagtttactttccttccctttcagATTCAGGTTTAGTTTTCGAGCTTTCTCAGACAGATTTGCTAAAGCCCGACTGGCCCTGAGGGTGCGGTCCGCAaactcctctctacattccgggcaggagtttctctcctccctttcccaacaccGTGTGATACAGGAGCGGCAGAAGTGGTGACCACACTTCAGTataaccggatcggtgaagaaatccaggcagatgggacaaattACCTCCTCGGTTAAACTCTCGACCtgtcctttcgaagccatgttaactcctgGTACTTCCTGGCTCAAGGTCCATTCACTTTCGGGGAGCTGCTGAACGCCTGCGGTACCGCGGCTGTCCACTAGGGGCGCTGCAGTCTCGGGAATGAATGTTCCTTTTCAGTGAAGCAGGAATCGTGTTCATTTCCACAGCAGCGATCAGAAACACATTAAACATAGATAAAGCCGGAGAGAGGAGCTTGGTTCAGTCTACGGCAGAACTGAAGAGACAAATCCTGAAAAGAGATATACAAGGGACTGTAAATGCAAGAGTCTGGAAGGAACTAAGCGGttcagacagcatttgtggagaaaaATAGACAGAAGGTATTCCGGGTTGAGACAGTCCAGGTGAAGGATCGCAAACTGAATTGTCGATTGTCCATTTCTCtgtacagaagctgcctgaccctcGGTGTTCCTCAATAAGCTCGTTTTGTTTAGCTCGAGGACTGAAGATAGTAAGACCGAGGTGTAACGACGGTGATTAATGTAAATTGAGAGCAACAATTAAATCAGTTAATGCTATGGAACACGGGATGTGCAGAGAATCTGCTGTGAGGAGGGTGATGCTGTGGCGATGACAAAGATGTGGCTGCAGGAATCACCACAGGACTGGACATTGCACGTCACAGTGTTGAAAACATTCAACTCCTGATTTCCATTTCCCTGCTTGACCCGGCCCGGCTCCAAAGATCCGGTCTCACTTGTTCTGAACAGGGTCCACGTGTGGAAAtcattccgccccccccccccacccccgtcttcTAAACCCCGTCAGCCCCAGAGAGCAGGGGCACTGGGCTGGAATCTCcactcacaaacacaagagaacatagaatacaaaatagtacagcacattacaggcccttcagcccacaatgttgcgccgaccctcaaaccctgccttccatataaccccccaccttaaattcctccatatacctgtctagaagtctct is from Hypanus sabinus isolate sHypSab1 chromosome 5, sHypSab1.hap1, whole genome shotgun sequence and encodes:
- the LOC132393842 gene encoding E3 ubiquitin-protein ligase TRIM39-like — protein: MASKGQVESLTEEVICPICLDFFTDPVILKCGHHFCRSCITRCWEREERNSCPECREEFADRTLRASRALANLSEKARKLNLNLKGKESKLHCEKHGEELKLFCETDETLICLICATARELKSHNFMPVNEAAEIYKGRVKSSLDSFTKKKRDFEEMEQQQKEKISGVREQSHSLQSQITSHFDELRRVLTEKEQRALRDLREEEERILNPMEKNLREIQENLNSIQEEISKLQEQMDQQENITFLMEEARRKRRISEEDQTLSVTDGALLVEKFYHPYLFDIALGEPFDGIKRVSVTLDEETGHPELELSEDRKSVRRTGIRRDLPDTGKRFTNWACVVGSEGFTSGRHYWEVEVTGNRNWCLGVAAESVERKGGLTPSPETGFWIIGRFNDEMKVLSSPVSRLPADPIPGRVGVYLSYESGTVSFYNAETKSHLHTFSGDKFTEKLYPFFWTGYINGWLRICSGWAPGL